In Acidimicrobiales bacterium, the sequence GGGGCCCGGATCTCCATCGAGCGCGAGACGTTCCCGGCGCTGGTGGGGGAGGGCCGGCTCTTTGCCCTGGCGTCGGACGCCTACTGGCTCGACACCGGTACGCCGGCCCAGTACCTGAAGGCCAACCTCGACCTGGTCGAAGGGGCGGCCCTCATCGGGCCCGGCGCCGAGGTGGCGGCCACAGCGCGGGTGTGCCATTCCGTCGTGGGGGCGGGAGCCAGGGTCGAGGACGGCGCCGAGGTCCGCGACTCGGTCGTGCTGCCGGGGGCGGTCGTCGGGGCCGGGGCGGTGGTGGACGGATCGATCGTCGGGAGGGGCGCCCGCATCGGCGCCCGGGCCCGGCTGGGCCCGGTCACGGTCGTCGGGTGCGACGCCGAGGTGGCGGCGGGGCGGGTGCTGGCCGACGAGCGGGTCCCCGTCGAGGCGCCTTGAGGACGCTCGTCACCGGGGGAGCGGGGTTCATCGGCTCGACCCTCGTCGACCGCCTCCTGGCCGAGGGCCACCAGGTCGACGTGATCGACGACCTGTCCACCGGCTCGCTGGCCAACCTGGCCGCCGCCCGCCGCGCCGGGGACCGGACGTTCTCGTTCCACCAGGCCGACATCCGCTCCCCGGAGATCACCGAGCTGGTGGGCCGCCGCCGGCCCGAGGTCGTCTTCCACCTGGCGGCCCAGGCCGACGTCCGGGTCTCGGTGGCCCGGCCCGTCTTCGACGCCGAGGTCAACATCCTCGGGAGCATCAACATCCTCGAGGCGGCGCGCCAGGCGGGGGCGCGCAAGGTCGTGTTCGCGTCCAGCGGCGGCACCATCTACGGGGACCCCGACGTGTCCGCCCTGCCCGTAAAGGAGAGTCACCCCCGCCGGCCCCTGTCCCCGTACGGCGTGGCCAAGAACGCGGTGGGGGACTACCTGGCCGCCTACCGGGAGCTGCACGACCTCGAATTCACGATCCTGGCTCTGGCCAACGTGTACGGCCCCCGTCAGGACCCGCACGGGGAGGCCGGGGTGGTGGCGATCTTTGCCGGCAACCTCCTCGCCGGCCGGCCCTGCACCGTCTTCGGTGACGGCCGCCAGACCCGCGACTTCGTGTACGTGGACGACGTGGTGGACGCCTTCGCCCGGGCGGCGGAGAAGGCGGGAGGCCTGCTGCTGAACATCGGCACCGGGCAGGAGACGTCGGTGAACGACCTCTACGCCGAGATGGCGCGGGCGGCCGGGGTGGACCTGCCCGCCGTTCGCGCTCCGGCCCGGATCGGGGAGCTGTTCCGGAGCTGCCTCGACCCGGGCAAGGCCGCCATCCACCTGGCGTGGAAGCCGTGGACGTCACTGGCCGAGGGAGTCGGCGCCGTCACCGAGTGGTTCCGCGAGGTCAGGAAGAGCTGACGAACACGGCGGTCCGGCCCACGACCGCCACCTGCCGTCCGGGGGGCCGGGGCCCGCTCCCGGGCGTCCAGACCGACACCGTGGCAGCGGGATGGCCGGAGTAGGCGAGCTGGCTGCCGAACAGGAACAGCCAATTCGCCTGGGCCACCGGCCGGTAGCCGTGGTGGCCGAGGTCCACCAGCAGCCCGGCCGCCCACGGCCAGCGGTCCGGGGTGGCGACGGCCACCTCCACCGGGGGAGCGGCCCGGTCCGGCCCGGCGGGTGGCAGGGTCGGTAGCACCGCGGCGAACAGGGCGTCGGCCTGGGCGCCCCCTGCGGGGGGAGGGGGCCGGAGCACGGCCGCCAGCGCCACCAGGGCCACCGCCGCCAGCACCGCCGCTGCGCCCGCCCGGCGGCCCTCGACCACCCGGCGGCGCTCCCCGGACCGCTGTCCCCGCTCCCCGGTCAGGGCCAGGACCAGGCCGAGCACGATCACCGCCCCGGCACCGGAGAGCCACTCGGTGAGGTAGGCGTAGAGCGGCCCGGTGGCCCGGGTGGCCGACACCACCCCCACGACCACGGCCAGTCCGCCCGCCCCCCCCAGGGCGGCACCCAGGTGCCGGCCCCGGCGGGTGCCCACCGCGACCGCCACCGCCGCCAGCGCCAGGGCGCCGAGAAGGATCACGGCGGTGGCGGCCGGTCCGGGCGGACCCGCACCGAGGCGCCCTCGGAGCGGGGGCCACAGGGCCCCGGCGACGGACCGGGCGGCGGGCCCGAACGGGTGATGCGTCGCCAGGCCGGTACCGGGTCCCGGGCCCGAGCGGAAGAACCGGACCACCCGGCTCAGGTTCCCGGGCGACCCGGTCAGCTGTTGCACGAGAGCGGGCAGCCAGACGACGACGGCCAGCCCCGCCGCCACCCCGATCCCCAGCCCGACCTCCCGCCCGGTCCGGGCGGACCGGCTCCGGGCGAACCGGCCCCGCACGGCGGCGGACACCAGCGCCACCAGCCCGACCACGGCCACCACCAACCCGGTGCTCACGTCGGTCTGCACCAGGAAGCCGCCCGCCCCGACGGCCCCGGCCAGCATCCACCACCGGCCCACGGCCAGGCCGGCGCAGAACACGAGGAACAGCGCCGTGGGCACGATGATCGCCGCCGGGTTCCACACCTCGGCCACCGTCGCCGGCCCCAGGGCGGCCAGCTGGGCGACCACCACCACCGCCGCCCAGCGCCCCGCCGCCGCCCCTCCCAGCCGGGCCACCACGGCCACCGCGGCCAGCGCCGCCACGCCGGTCACCACGACCGTCGCCGCCGCCAGCCCCCGGCCCGTCCCCCCGAACAGCCGGTAGGGCCCGGCCAGCAGGTAGAACCACAGCGGGCCGGGATGACTCCACCCGAAGCGCGAGTACGGCCCCACCAGCTGGGAGAAGCGGCCGGCCCGGTCGGTCGCCAGCTGGATGGCCCCCTGGTCCCCCCACGGCCCGATCCGGTCCAACGCCGCCACCACCGCCAGCACCACGGTCGGGACGGCGACGGCGGCCAGGGCCAGAGGGTCGAGCCGCCACCGGCGCGGCGCCACGGGATCGGCGGGGGGGACGGCCGGCGGCGCCGTCGTCAGCGAAACAGGTCCTCCTGCCACGGCCGCACGATCTCGGTGGACACCGAGGCCTCGCGCAGCCACTCGGCGTCCACGCCGCGGATCACCGCGAAGGGCACCTCCCGCGACTTCCCCATCACCAGCTCCGCCGCCCCGGCCAGCTCGTCGGCCACGCACACCTCGGTCACCTGCAGCTCCCGCCCGTAGGTGTCCGAGGTCCCCCGCAGGTCGACGACGGCGGCCACACCCGCGCAGCCGATGGCGACGTCGGTGAGCCCCCGCCGCCACGTCCGCCCGAAGGTGTCGGACACGATCACCCCGACCGAGATCGCGAGCCGGGCGCGCAGCCCGTCGCGTATGCGCCGGGCCGACCGGTCGGGGTCCACGGGCAGCAGCGCCGCCCACCCCCGCTCGACGTTCGACAGGTCGACGCCGGAGTTGGCGCACACGAAGCCGTGGCGGGTCTCGGTCATCACCAGGTCGCCGCGCCGGCGCAGGACGCGGACGGCCTCCTCTTCCACCAGCGACTTGTGCGAGAGCGGATCGTCGGGGTCGACGGCGACCAGCCGGCCCTCGGCCTTGGAGACGACCTTCTGGGTGACGACCACGACGTCCCCCTCCGTCAGGTCGGCGTGGGCGGCGATCACGTCGGCCAGCACCTCCCCCGGGCCCACCGCCGGCACCCCTTCGACGGGGATGATCGTCAGCACTTACGCCAGCACCGACGCCAGCGTCGTCTCCGCCAGGTGGCGGGCCACGTCCGGCGAGGTCATGACCGACGCCGTCACCACGGCCCGCATCCCCTGGTCCTCCACTGCGCCCGCTAGGTCGGCGTCGGCCTCGTCGATCACCAGCACGGAGGCGAGCGGGGCGTAGATCCGGGCCACCCCGACCACCGACGCGTCGTGGCCCAGCTCGCGCATCAACCGGTCGGCGGGGCCCTTGAGGGCGGAGCCGGCGACGATCGGGGACACCGCCACCGTTCGGTCCCGCCGCGCCCGCACGGCGCCGGCGATGCCCGGCACGGCCAGGATCGGGCCGATCGACACGATCGGGTTGGACGGGCAGATCACGACGGCCTCCGCCGTCGCGAGGGTGTCGAGCACGCCCGGGCCCGGCGTGGCCGCCTCGGCACCGGAGAAGCGGACCGATTCGACCGTCACGTCGTGGCGCCGGGCCACGAAGTACTGCTGGAAGGAGAGCTCACCTTCGCCCTCGACGGTGAGGACGGTGCGCACCGGGTCCTCGCTCATCGGCAGCAGGCCCACCTCCACGCCCCACGCCGCGGCGATCTCGGCGGTGACCGACGCCAGGCCCGCACCCTCCGACAGGCGCTGGGTGCGGTAGAGGT encodes:
- a CDS encoding NAD-dependent epimerase/dehydratase family protein, with product MRTLVTGGAGFIGSTLVDRLLAEGHQVDVIDDLSTGSLANLAAARRAGDRTFSFHQADIRSPEITELVGRRRPEVVFHLAAQADVRVSVARPVFDAEVNILGSINILEAARQAGARKVVFASSGGTIYGDPDVSALPVKESHPRRPLSPYGVAKNAVGDYLAAYRELHDLEFTILALANVYGPRQDPHGEAGVVAIFAGNLLAGRPCTVFGDGRQTRDFVYVDDVVDAFARAAEKAGGLLLNIGTGQETSVNDLYAEMARAAGVDLPAVRAPARIGELFRSCLDPGKAAIHLAWKPWTSLAEGVGAVTEWFREVRKS
- the cofE gene encoding coenzyme F420-0:L-glutamate ligase, whose protein sequence is MLTIIPVEGVPAVGPGEVLADVIAAHADLTEGDVVVVTQKVVSKAEGRLVAVDPDDPLSHKSLVEEEAVRVLRRRGDLVMTETRHGFVCANSGVDLSNVERGWAALLPVDPDRSARRIRDGLRARLAISVGVIVSDTFGRTWRRGLTDVAIGCAGVAAVVDLRGTSDTYGRELQVTEVCVADELAGAAELVMGKSREVPFAVIRGVDAEWLREASVSTEIVRPWQEDLFR
- the cofD gene encoding 2-phospho-L-lactate transferase, whose product is MIAALAGGVGAARMLAGLIGAVPARAIAAVVNTGDDLELHGLHISPDLDTVTYTLAGAVNPETGWGLTGETWRTMDALDRYEGQTWFRLGDLDLATHLYRTQRLSEGAGLASVTAEIAAAWGVEVGLLPMSEDPVRTVLTVEGEGELSFQQYFVARRHDVTVESVRFSGAEAATPGPGVLDTLATAEAVVICPSNPIVSIGPILAVPGIAGAVRARRDRTVAVSPIVAGSALKGPADRLMRELGHDASVVGVARIYAPLASVLVIDEADADLAGAVEDQGMRAVVTASVMTSPDVARHLAETTLASVLA
- a CDS encoding NDP-sugar synthase; translation: GARISIERETFPALVGEGRLFALASDAYWLDTGTPAQYLKANLDLVEGAALIGPGAEVAATARVCHSVVGAGARVEDGAEVRDSVVLPGAVVGAGAVVDGSIVGRGARIGARARLGPVTVVGCDAEVAAGRVLADERVPVEAP